In Pararge aegeria chromosome 17, ilParAegt1.1, whole genome shotgun sequence, one genomic interval encodes:
- the LOC120631175 gene encoding zinc finger protein 277: MATNDKQFFGPLTLHQKIENPTIFKSDAPNECACVLCDEVFLLPTSEKQMLTHLFMEHRLVVGDANQIADLQGYTKYWKLRFKDQNLPYFCTTMLLDNKPDGTKSKNEEYFLLSDVLPEDKELRLNLQQSKLETLLERHTFEREDKNYSKECLFCRFSSNDTRASYLKHLYEKHNFHIAKPDNLIFIDDLIDLISLKLDKLHCIFCEGVFKDRTILKEHMRKKGHKRINPLNKEYDKFFLVNYIGDKHPTNKEKPLNMHPTNKQKPFNMSSSSKMYNIKVREEEYEPDSNIDSDPEWSEWTEDNGPLITCLLCEHTDVEYENILDHMEKKHEFSFSKATIGLDFYHKIKIVNYIRRQIHLKQCLACETKFDDSKNLEKHLKEMKHWILSKEKWDQPEYYFPTYEDDLFLCFIHDDDESWWSGDETEVENQNTMCDNISKEMAMSVLDD, from the exons ATGGCTACAAACGATAAACAGTTCTTCGGCCCGTTGACATTGCATCAGAAGATTGAAAATCCAACAATATTTAAGTCCGACGCTCCAAATGAGTGTGCATGCGTTTTATGTGACGAAGTCTTCTTGTTACCGACCTCTGAGAAACAGATGTTGACGCATTTGTTCATGGAACACCGCCTTGTTGTAGGTGACGCTAATCAGATCGCAGATTTACAAGGTTATACGAAGTATTGGAAGCTGAGATTTAAAG ATCAAAATCTTCCATACTTCTGCACCACAATGCTCCTCGACAACAAACCAGATGGAACAAAATCAAAGAATGAAGAGTACTTCTTACTAAGTGATGTTTTACCTGAGGATAAAGAACTAAGACTGAATCTACAACAAAGCAAATTGGAAACGTTATTAGAGAGACACACATTTGAAAGAGAAGACAAGAACTATTCAAAAGAGTGTCTCTTCTGCAGGTTCTCTTCAAACGATACTAGAGCCAGCTATCTAAAACATTTGTACGAAAAACACAACTTTCACATAGCTAAACCAgacaacttaatatttattgatgatctcattgatttaataagcTTAAAGCTAGATAAACtacattgtattttttgtgAAGGAGTGTTCAAAGATCGGACAATTTTAAAAGAGCACATGCGTAAAAAAGGTCATAAGAGGATAAACCCTCTAAACAAAGAGTATGATAAGTTCTTTTTAGTTAACTACATAGGTGACAAGCATCCTACTAATAAAGAGAAACCACTTAATATGCATCCTACTAACAAACAGAAACCATTCAATATGTCAAGTAGTTCCAAAATGTATAACATTAAAGTTAGGGAAGAGGAATATGAACCAGATTCTAATATAGATAGTGATCCAGAATGGTCAGAATGGACAGAAGATAATGGACCGTTAATCACATGCTTACTATGTGAGCATACAGATGTGGAATACGAAAATATACTCGACCATATGGAAAAGAAACACGAATTTTCCTTCTCAAAAGCAACAATCGGCCTCgatttttaccataaaattaaaattgtgaaTTACATACGGAGAcagatacatttaaaacaatgtttAGCATGCGAAACTAAGTTTGACGACTCAAAGAATTTAGAAAAACATTTAAAGGAAATGAAACACTGGATTTTAAGTAAAGAAAAATGGGACCAGCCAGAATATTACTTTCCGACTTACGAAGACGATTTATTTCTGTGTTTTatacatgatgatgatgaaagttgGTGGTCAGGGGATGAGACGGAGGTTGAAAATCAGAATACAATGTGTGATAATATATCCAAAGAGATGGCAATGTCTGTACTTGATGATTGA